One Spiribacter halobius DNA segment encodes these proteins:
- a CDS encoding DUF502 domain-containing protein gives MSAAPKPSRLRNYLLAGVFTAIPVWITWVIFEFVVTQLSDLGRPGAAALSEGLRRYAPGVSEALGLPWFQNLLAVFVTLGSLILLGWLATLVVGRRLIALAERMLARIPLVEKIYGASKALLGALQQQPEGAQQVVLIAFPHPGMRTVGFVMRTLTDASNGQQLAAVYVPTTPNPTSGYLEIVPVDDLVPTDWTFEEAMSFVISGGSVAPEQVSFGEPPREAGSVSVHTRDKTST, from the coding sequence ATGAGCGCGGCGCCGAAGCCAAGCCGACTGCGCAACTACCTGCTGGCCGGCGTGTTCACTGCCATTCCGGTGTGGATCACCTGGGTGATCTTCGAGTTCGTCGTGACCCAGCTCTCGGACCTCGGCCGCCCCGGCGCGGCCGCCCTTTCGGAGGGTCTCCGCCGCTACGCGCCGGGCGTCTCGGAGGCCCTGGGGCTGCCCTGGTTCCAGAACCTGCTGGCGGTGTTCGTCACCCTCGGCTCGCTCATTCTGCTCGGCTGGCTGGCGACGCTCGTGGTCGGACGGCGCCTGATCGCGCTGGCCGAGCGAATGCTGGCGCGCATTCCGCTGGTGGAGAAGATCTACGGCGCGAGCAAGGCCCTGCTGGGGGCGCTGCAGCAGCAGCCCGAGGGCGCCCAGCAGGTGGTGCTGATCGCCTTTCCGCATCCCGGAATGAGGACGGTCGGCTTCGTCATGCGCACACTGACCGACGCCAGCAACGGCCAGCAGCTCGCCGCGGTCTACGTGCCCACTACTCCCAACCCCACCTCGGGCTATCTGGAGATCGTGCCCGTTGACGACCTCGTGCCCACGGACTGGACCTTCGAGGAGGCGATGAGCTTCGTGATCTCCGGCGGCTCGGTGGCGCCGGAGCAGGTGAGCTTCGGGGAACCGCCGCGCGAGGCGGGCAGCGTCTCCGTACATACCCGGGACAAGACCTCGACGTGA
- the thiI gene encoding tRNA uracil 4-sulfurtransferase ThiI: MPRPRLLIHYAELALKGHNRLEFETVLQGNLRHRLLAEGLDWPVHRGHDRLTVEVPEAADPARRRQAVTAAAQTPGVSSVADALHLPQRELRAADGAPAVATLCALLAGFAAERWRPRARFAVRVNRGDKGFPLGSEALARRLGRHIIDQTDWSEVDLERPDETFHVDLYPDGAFLYAGREPGPGGLPVGSGGRVLALLSAGIDSPVAAWMLARRGCCVDFLHLTAGHPAASGGAENLVARIARRLSTSTLQSRLWLVPYTHFDLALAGGAEGGYGLILLRRFMARLGARIAAETGARALVAGDSLGQVASQTLDNLLTTGQATEMPVLRPLIGLDKQEIVDRARRIGTFELSAEPYKDCCALIARHPRTRSRDEQLSAIEARLLPDYAGLIERSLADAEVLSFDSGRVVQPDDLPATPVA; encoded by the coding sequence ATGCCGAGACCGCGACTGCTGATCCACTATGCCGAGCTGGCGCTGAAGGGGCATAACCGCCTCGAGTTCGAGACCGTGCTCCAGGGCAACCTGCGGCATCGGCTGCTGGCGGAAGGCCTGGACTGGCCCGTGCACCGCGGCCACGATCGCCTGACGGTCGAGGTGCCGGAGGCGGCTGACCCGGCGCGCCGCCGCCAGGCCGTGACCGCGGCGGCGCAGACCCCGGGCGTCTCCTCGGTGGCGGATGCCCTGCACCTGCCCCAGCGCGAGCTGCGCGCCGCCGACGGTGCCCCGGCGGTGGCCACGCTCTGTGCGCTGCTGGCGGGCTTCGCCGCGGAGCGGTGGCGGCCCCGTGCCCGCTTCGCCGTGCGCGTCAACCGGGGCGACAAGGGCTTCCCGCTCGGCTCCGAGGCGCTCGCCCGCCGCCTGGGCCGCCACATCATCGACCAGACCGACTGGTCCGAGGTGGATCTGGAGCGCCCGGACGAGACCTTCCATGTCGACCTCTACCCCGACGGCGCCTTCCTCTACGCGGGCCGCGAGCCAGGGCCGGGTGGCCTGCCGGTGGGCTCGGGCGGTCGCGTGCTCGCCCTGCTCTCCGCCGGAATCGACTCCCCGGTGGCCGCCTGGATGCTGGCGCGGCGCGGCTGCTGCGTGGATTTTCTGCATCTCACCGCCGGCCATCCGGCAGCGAGCGGCGGGGCGGAAAACCTGGTGGCCCGGATCGCCCGACGCCTCAGCACCAGCACGCTGCAGTCGCGGCTGTGGCTGGTGCCCTACACGCACTTCGACCTGGCCCTCGCCGGCGGCGCCGAGGGCGGCTACGGCCTGATCCTGCTGCGCCGCTTCATGGCGCGGCTGGGTGCGCGCATCGCCGCAGAAACCGGTGCGCGGGCCCTGGTGGCCGGCGACAGCCTGGGCCAGGTGGCCTCGCAGACCCTGGACAACCTGCTGACCACCGGCCAGGCCACGGAGATGCCCGTACTCCGGCCGCTGATCGGGCTGGACAAGCAGGAAATCGTGGACCGGGCCCGCCGCATCGGCACCTTCGAGCTCTCCGCGGAGCCCTACAAGGACTGCTGCGCCCTGATCGCCCGGCACCCGCGCACGCGCTCGCGCGATGAGCAGCTCAGCGCGATCGAGGCCAGGCTGCTGCCGGACTACGCCGGCCTGATCGAGCGCAGCCTCGCCGATGCCGAGGTGCTGAGCTTCGACAGTGGCCGGGTCGTGCAGCCTGACGATCTCCCGGCCACCCCCGTCGCCTGA
- a CDS encoding SDR family NAD(P)-dependent oxidoreductase, protein MNHLPDAAEVLVMGASGGIGLEFCRQLLAQPQVSRVWAGARRPDAEGLAALAEAHPDRLQTLAVDVTSEADIAAAAERIGAGTPRLHLVVNAFGLLHDEDRGIWPEKRLEDVRLESLEASFRVNAFAPILIARHLLPLLTHRERAVYASLSARVGSIGDNRLGGWYAYRAAKAAQNMFTRGLAVELGRRARQVICLALHPGTTDTPLSQPFQARVPEGKLFSTEYAVGCLLAVIDGAGREDSGRFFGWDGEEVPW, encoded by the coding sequence ATGAACCACCTTCCCGACGCCGCCGAGGTCCTGGTGATGGGCGCGAGTGGCGGCATTGGCCTGGAGTTCTGTCGCCAGCTGCTGGCGCAGCCGCAGGTGAGCCGTGTCTGGGCCGGCGCGCGCCGGCCGGATGCCGAGGGGCTCGCAGCCCTGGCCGAGGCCCATCCGGACCGCCTGCAGACGCTCGCCGTGGACGTCACCAGCGAGGCGGATATCGCCGCTGCCGCGGAGCGCATCGGCGCCGGGACGCCGCGCCTGCATCTGGTGGTCAACGCCTTCGGACTCCTGCATGACGAGGACCGCGGGATCTGGCCGGAAAAGCGGCTCGAGGACGTGCGCCTGGAGAGCCTCGAGGCCAGCTTCCGGGTCAACGCCTTTGCGCCCATCCTGATTGCACGGCATCTGCTGCCCTTGCTGACGCACCGGGAGCGCGCGGTGTACGCGAGCCTCTCGGCGCGGGTGGGCAGTATCGGCGACAATCGCCTGGGCGGCTGGTACGCCTACCGTGCGGCCAAGGCGGCGCAGAACATGTTTACCCGGGGCCTGGCGGTGGAGCTGGGGCGCCGCGCCCGGCAGGTGATCTGCCTCGCGCTGCACCCCGGCACTACGGACACCCCCCTGTCGCAGCCCTTCCAGGCCCGGGTCCCCGAGGGCAAGCTGTTCTCCACGGAGTACGCCGTGGGCTGCCTGCTGGCGGTTATCGACGGCGCCGGCCGCGAGGACAGCGGCCGCTTTTTCGGCTGGGACGGGGAAGAGGTCCCCTGGTGA
- a CDS encoding LEA type 2 family protein, giving the protein MIRVVALALMLALLAGCAALQRDVEPPSVRLVGVELLQLGLMEQRFELALRVANPNDFRVPIKALEYAVFVNEQEFASGLSSESFELPALGEEVIRVQVGTQLLDNLQQLARWQRDPPQALDYRLEGRARLSSLPVWLPFEQAGRVALR; this is encoded by the coding sequence ATGATTCGAGTCGTCGCCCTTGCGCTGATGCTTGCCCTGCTGGCCGGCTGCGCGGCGCTGCAGCGGGATGTCGAGCCGCCGAGCGTGCGGCTGGTGGGCGTCGAGCTGCTGCAGCTCGGGCTCATGGAGCAGCGTTTCGAGCTGGCGCTGCGGGTGGCCAACCCGAACGACTTCCGCGTGCCGATCAAGGCCCTTGAGTATGCGGTCTTCGTCAACGAGCAGGAGTTCGCCAGCGGGCTCAGCAGCGAGTCCTTCGAGCTGCCGGCCCTGGGCGAGGAGGTGATCCGCGTCCAGGTGGGCACGCAGCTGCTGGACAACCTCCAGCAGCTCGCCCGCTGGCAGCGCGACCCGCCGCAGGCACTGGACTACCGCCTCGAGGGCCGCGCGCGGCTGTCCAGCCTGCCGGTCTGGCTGCCGTTTGAGCAGGCCGGGCGGGTAGCCTTGCGGTAG